TGCTAAATTGAATTTTTCAAATTTCAATAATTTCAAACAATGCATCAGCGAATGAAAAAAGACACCCGCTTCTCAGAAAATCGACTGGCAACCTATTCCTGGATTCTTTACGATTTTGCCAATACCATCTATTCCATGAACGTCGTTACCATGTATTTTTCTACGTGGATCGTTGTGGACCTTGCGCTGGGAGATCAGTACGTTTCTTTCGCCAATTCCATGTCTATGCTCATCGTAGCGTTGACCATGCCGATCTTGGGAGAAATTTCCGACCGCTACCATCGCCGCATGCCGTTTCTCATCGCCTACACGCTCATTTGCGTCACCTTCACGGCGCTGATTGGCGTCGCCGGCATTGTGAACACCGACCCTCGCCAGCGCGTGCAATTGGGCATCCTTTTTTTCATCATCGCCAATTACACCTATCAAGGCGGTCTGGTATTTTACAACGCGCTGCTGCCGACGGTTACTTCTCCTCGCAGTCTGGGACGCGTTTCCGGCTACGGCGTTGCCATTGGCTACCTCGGTTCAATTATGGGGCTAATGTTTGTGCTGCCGTTTGTCGAGGGCGCATTTTTTGGCGTCAAGATTCCGTTCATTCACGCCGGTGGCAGCGTTGCTGCGTTCATTCCTTCGGCGATATTGTTTTTAATCTTTGCGTTGCCCGCTTTTGTTTTTATCAAAGAAAACACAGCAGCGAAGCCGCGGGAGTCTTTTCGGCTGGATTTACGGACTTCATTCAAAAAAATCTGGGAAGGCATTTCCAATACGCGCAAATATCCCGGCGTCAGGCGATTTCTGATCGCCAAGTTTTTTTACGAGGACGCAATTCAAACAATTATCATCTTCATGGCGGTTTACGCGCAAAAAGTAATGGGATTTTCCAAGGCGGGAACCACTGAATTTTTTATTGTACTCATTCCGTCGGCGATTGTCGGCTCCGCAATTTTCGGCATTTTAACCGACCACTTCGGCCCGCAAAAAACGTTAACCATCGTGCTATTGGGCTGGATCGTCAGCTTGACAATTCTGATCATCACCCACAAATTAATCATTTTCTGGATCACCGGAGCCTTCATTGGCATTTTCATGGGTTCCACCTGGACAGCGGCGCGGCCGTTACTTATTTCGCTGGTGCCTAAAGAAATGCTGGGCGAATTTTTCGGTCTCTATTCTTTGTCCGGAAAAATCGCCGCGATCTTCGGCCCTATCGTCTGGGCAACGGCTGTCAATGTTTTTGCCAAATATGGCACAATTTTCAAATACAAAGCTGCCATTGGCGCGCTCACGGTGATGATTGTGATTGGCCTTATTTTAGTACAAAAAGTACCAAACGTTAAAAAAGAAGTGTTAGCTGAAAAAATCTGATTGCTCAATCTATTTTTACGCAACTGCCAGATTGGTTACTCCCGCCAAACTATTTCAGCAAAAGAATTTTTCGCACCTGTTCTGATTTCTCTGAGCGCAAACGGCAAAAATAGGTTCCAGATGAAAATCTTTCCCCGTTCCAGATAATTTCATGGAGTCCGGCAGCGAGGTAACCTGATTCCAGGTTTTCAATTAACCGACCATTCAGATCAAAAATATCTAATGAAATGTGCATCGACCTCATCAAAGAAAAACGAACCCGCGTGGTCGCATTAAAAGGATTTGGAAAATTCTGCATTAGAGCAAATTTCCGAACCAGATTTTTCTTTTCCTCTGCCACGACAGAACTGCTCTCCTGAAATCGATAAACGCCATACATTCCCACACCCCATCCGTTGTAGCCATTGACAAACTCCAAATCTGAGCCGCCCCGATCAAATTGCTCGATCCACGTTTTGCCGGTATCGCTGCTAAAATAAATCTTTTTCTGATCTGTCATCCACACATTGGCAGGATTGTCGGGGTCAAATTCGACATCATCTCCCCATTGAGTTTGCGGCGTAGAAAAAGACTCCCAGCTTTCACCGCCGTCAAGAGTGCGCCAGATTTCATGAGTTTTTGAAATTGCCAATCCGACATTCTCATCAAAAAAGCGAAAAACTTGTAAATAGGTTGGAAAATTCGTTGCCTGCCAGGTGTGACCGCCATCGCGGGTTTTGTACAGCCTTTGCGGATTTAATCCCGATGCAAAAAAGTAGCCGACATTAGGGTTGACAAAATCAATGCGGCGCCAGGTATCCCCGGAATAGCCGCCAAATGCAGAATCATTTACAGACACCCAATTTTGTCCGCCGTCAGTTGTACTCAAAAATATCGCCGGCACATCGGGGTTTGTCATTGCCGCCGCATTATCGCCCATCGCAATTCCAGTTTGATCGTCAAACATCTCAATATAATTCATAAAGTTGACAAGAGATGTATCTTCGAATTGTTTCACCCAGAAATCTCCCGCGTTCGGAGTGGAAAAAATTTGCCCGCCGGAAGTGGCAATCCAGATTTTCGCGCTGTCTGGCAGCGCAATATCAACCACGGTTCCCATCACATCTTCTGGCGCATTTATTTCTTGCCAGTTTTTTCCCCCGTTCATCGTTCGAAAAATATTTCGATCGCTAGCCAGAACGGCAATTTGTTCGTTTACGGCGCTGATCACCGCCGCCATGGAAATGCCGGATGGCAGTCCGGCTGTCTGTTTTTCCCACTGCTGTCCCAGAGCGTAGCTCGCACCAAAAACAAGCCACGCCATGACCAAAATTGATTTTTTCTTTTTCATTTTCTCCTCCACCAAATAGTTTAATCCCCTTAATTTACTACTTTTTTGGTCGGAAATCCAGCATTTTTTATTTGCCCACAGATTTTGCTAAAATTATTCTTACTGCAAAAAAACTGGCGTCAGCGTGGCTTGTTAAATTTTCTTCATTTTTTGCTTGCCATTTTCATAATAATTTCGTAAAATTTAGTGTTTCTCATTCCGAAGCGCTTTTTGGGCATTTTGAATTCAGATTGATTTTAAAAATATGAATGACAAGTTAGAAAATATTCTTGTAAATATTACGTTTAAAAACAATGTACTAATTTCAATAAAAATAGTTGATCGTAAAATTTAACTGGTCATTGGTATTAAAAATTAGCTGGTAAAAGGAGGCGGTACACACAAAAGTCCTTTCGATTGCGATTCCTTTTCTTTCGCTTCTTTCGCATTTCTTCTCTCGCTCGGCAAGCAACCAGTGCACTTATTAATCAGTGGAAATTTCAAGCAAAACATTCTCCGTTAAATTTCATGTAATTTTTGAGGTGTGCCATGTCCAAAAATTTACTTTTCATTCTTCTTTTTCTCTTACGCGCTCTGGGCGCGCCGGCAGTGGCTCAAGTTCATGTCACTTTGCCGGATACCGCCGTAGGCGCCGACACTGACCTAATTGTGCCGATTATTGTTGACACGCTGGATCCTTACAATGTTATTTCTCTTGATTTCACGCTGGTTTACGATAGCAACCTCCTGACAGCAAACGATACGCTACTCGCAAATGCTCTGGTAAAACAATTCATGTTAATGCAGACAAATTTGTCAAAAGCCGATACCGTATCGTTTGCCGGCTTCGGAATTTTTCCCATTACAGGAGGAGATACGCTCATTAAAATTTTATTTCACTCGACCAGCAATTCCGGACTTTGTCCGCTCACATTTGCTTCGATCCGTTTCAACGAAGGGGATCCGACGGCAATTATCAGCGACGGCATCGTTCGCGTCAACCTGGCTCCGATCCCGGTTGAACTGTCGTCTTTTCAGTGCGAAACTCGCGGTCACAAAATTTATCTCAACTGGACGACGCTGTCAGAGAAAAACAATTACGGCTTTTCAGTACAGCGGGCAATTTGTCAAAATTTGATTTCAGAGCCAGACATCAATTCCTGGAAAAAAATTTCCTTTGTGCCGGGACATGGAACGACTGCCGACCGTCACGACTACGAATTTCGTGATGATGCGGAAAATTTTTCAAATTGCTTTTTGTACTATCGTCTGAAACAAATCGACGTCGATGGCAGTTTTAAATTTTCACCCATTCGCCAGATCCACTTGCTGCCACGCCGATTTTCATTGGCGCAGAATTTTCCCAATCCGTTCAATTCCGCCACCAAAGTCAAATTTACGACGCCATTCTCCGGCACGGCGAGCGTTCACGTGTACAATGTCCGGGGACAGAAAATATTCACGTTAATCGACAGAAAAACGATGCCAGCCGGAAGTCACGAATTTAGCATCGATATGAACAGCTATCCGGCGGGGGTTTATTTTTATGAAATAAACTTTGTCGGAGAGCGAAATTTTCATCAGACAAACAAAATGATTTATCTCAAATAAAATGATCCGTTGCCGAGATGTACCTCACCT
This sequence is a window from Calditrichota bacterium. Protein-coding genes within it:
- a CDS encoding MFS transporter, whose translation is MKKDTRFSENRLATYSWILYDFANTIYSMNVVTMYFSTWIVVDLALGDQYVSFANSMSMLIVALTMPILGEISDRYHRRMPFLIAYTLICVTFTALIGVAGIVNTDPRQRVQLGILFFIIANYTYQGGLVFYNALLPTVTSPRSLGRVSGYGVAIGYLGSIMGLMFVLPFVEGAFFGVKIPFIHAGGSVAAFIPSAILFLIFALPAFVFIKENTAAKPRESFRLDLRTSFKKIWEGISNTRKYPGVRRFLIAKFFYEDAIQTIIIFMAVYAQKVMGFSKAGTTEFFIVLIPSAIVGSAIFGILTDHFGPQKTLTIVLLGWIVSLTILIITHKLIIFWITGAFIGIFMGSTWTAARPLLISLVPKEMLGEFFGLYSLSGKIAAIFGPIVWATAVNVFAKYGTIFKYKAAIGALTVMIVIGLILVQKVPNVKKEVLAEKI
- a CDS encoding T9SS type A sorting domain-containing protein, whose amino-acid sequence is MKKKKSILVMAWLVFGASYALGQQWEKQTAGLPSGISMAAVISAVNEQIAVLASDRNIFRTMNGGKNWQEINAPEDVMGTVVDIALPDSAKIWIATSGGQIFSTPNAGDFWVKQFEDTSLVNFMNYIEMFDDQTGIAMGDNAAAMTNPDVPAIFLSTTDGGQNWVSVNDSAFGGYSGDTWRRIDFVNPNVGYFFASGLNPQRLYKTRDGGHTWQATNFPTYLQVFRFFDENVGLAISKTHEIWRTLDGGESWESFSTPQTQWGDDVEFDPDNPANVWMTDQKKIYFSSDTGKTWIEQFDRGGSDLEFVNGYNGWGVGMYGVYRFQESSSVVAEEKKNLVRKFALMQNFPNPFNATTRVRFSLMRSMHISLDIFDLNGRLIENLESGYLAAGLHEIIWNGERFSSGTYFCRLRSEKSEQVRKILLLK
- a CDS encoding T9SS type A sorting domain-containing protein codes for the protein MSKNLLFILLFLLRALGAPAVAQVHVTLPDTAVGADTDLIVPIIVDTLDPYNVISLDFTLVYDSNLLTANDTLLANALVKQFMLMQTNLSKADTVSFAGFGIFPITGGDTLIKILFHSTSNSGLCPLTFASIRFNEGDPTAIISDGIVRVNLAPIPVELSSFQCETRGHKIYLNWTTLSEKNNYGFSVQRAICQNLISEPDINSWKKISFVPGHGTTADRHDYEFRDDAENFSNCFLYYRLKQIDVDGSFKFSPIRQIHLLPRRFSLAQNFPNPFNSATKVKFTTPFSGTASVHVYNVRGQKIFTLIDRKTMPAGSHEFSIDMNSYPAGVYFYEINFVGERNFHQTNKMIYLK